In Deltaproteobacteria bacterium, the genomic window TTCCCGAAATCCGGCGGAATGAAATCCTGCGTCTTGTCGAGGGAGGACTACAGGATGTCAGTATCTCACGCTCTTCCTTCGATTGGGGAATTCCCCTCCCCATTGATTCTTCGCATGTGGTGTATGTCTGGTTCGATGCCCTCATCAATTATCTAACGGCCGTTGGATTTGGTCAGAAGTCGGCACGTGAAAAGGCCCGTCTCAAAAGATGGTGGCCGGCTGACCTCCACATTATCGGAAAAGATATCACCCGCTTTCATTGCGTCATCTGGCCCGCCATGTTGATGAGTGCCGGACTCCCACTTCCCAAGACCGTTTTTGGCCATGGTTTTGTCTTTCTTAAAGGGGAGAAGATGAGCAAGACGTTGGGTAATATTGTCACACCGCTCGATATTATCCCTCGGTTTGGTGCGGATGCCCTCCGGTACTACCTCTTGAGGGACACCTCCTTTGGCTCAGACGGCGATTTTACCTGGGAGAATTTTGTGAGACGGTATAATTTTGATCTTGCCAACGACCTGGGAAATCTTCTCAACCGAACCTTAGGCATGACCCATAAATATCTTGGGGAAAATATCCGACCGATCCGGGAAGTCGATTCCTCTCTCAAGAAATCAGTTGCCGAGGCCCTCAAAAATCTGCGCGGTGCCATGGATTACCGGAAGAACGGTGACATCAATTTTCATCTGGCATTGGAGGGCATTTGGGAGGTGATCCATACCGCAGACAAATTTATCGATCAATCGGCCCCTTGGGTCCTCGCAAAGGAGGGCAAGACAAAGGAGATTGAGAAGGTTCTCTTTCAGGTGATTGACACCCTTCGAAATATCGCAATTTTAATTATCCCCTTTCTTCCCCAGACCTCCCGGGAGATCTGGAATCAACTGGGGCTTTCTCAAAAAGTGAAATGGGAAAAACAGACCTTCAGAAATATCGCGATGGGAAAGACGCCAGCTGTTCGGGTCTTGGTTGGGAACCCGATTTTTCCGAGGATTGAGCTATCCCCCACCACAGCCAATAAAGAAGCCCCATCCCCCCTCGCACCCAGGGGAGAGGGGGGCTCAAA contains:
- the metG gene encoding methionine--tRNA ligase, translated to MPKKFYLTTAIDYVNNLPHLGTAYEKIGADVIARYFRMEGIPVHFQMGSDEHSASVKKEALKRGLPPKVYCNGMREEFTKIWRSLEISQDDFIQTSEPRHHQAVQELFQSILKKGDIYKSPYEGWYCESCEAFFTDKDLSNGKCPAHKVEPKWLKEKNYFFRLSAYKDKLLSHYTKHPEFILPEIRRNEILRLVEGGLQDVSISRSSFDWGIPLPIDSSHVVYVWFDALINYLTAVGFGQKSAREKARLKRWWPADLHIIGKDITRFHCVIWPAMLMSAGLPLPKTVFGHGFVFLKGEKMSKTLGNIVTPLDIIPRFGADALRYYLLRDTSFGSDGDFTWENFVRRYNFDLANDLGNLLNRTLGMTHKYLGENIRPIREVDSSLKKSVAEALKNLRGAMDYRKNGDINFHLALEGIWEVIHTADKFIDQSAPWVLAKEGKTKEIEKVLFQVIDTLRNIAILIIPFLPQTSREIWNQLGLSQKVKWEKQTFRNIAMGKTPAVRVLVGNPIFPRIELSPTTANKEAPSPLAPRGEGGSNNREENVMDLLDISDFQKIDLRVAEVKSAEKVEGADKLLKLQIELGGETRQIVAGIAQHYTSEQILGKKIIIVTNLKPAKIRGVESNGMLLAASNDKGLSIVTLDRPLDPGAKVK